TAAAAAATGTCTCCCCTCAACTGATGTATCGCAACAAAAAAGTAGGCCTTTGTCTTTCTGGGGAATAATATAGGCATCCTCGCCTATGGGAAGGGTTTTTTTAAGGTTTTCAAGAAGGCAAAATTCGCCTATTTTAGAAAGCCTCATAAAAAATCAGAGGGATTTAGGTTTTTAAGCTCTTCTTTAAACCTTAAAACCTCCTCATCACTAATAGGTGTTTGCTTAAAAGAATTTATAAACTTTATAGATTTGTCTACAAATATAGGAGAATTTGTCCGCAAAGCCAGGGCTATTCCATCTGATGGCCTTGAATCAATCTCTATAAAACCTCCATTCTTGGAAACAATAAGCTTTGCATAGTATGTATTATCTGAAATATGGGTGATGATTACACGCTTAAGCTCTCCACCAAGGTTTATAAGAATATCCTTAAGGAGGTCGTGGGTCATTGGTCTTGGTGTCATTATTCCCTCTAAGGCAAAGAGTATTGATTGTGCTTCAAGCAGACCAACCCATATAGGAAGCTCTCTTTCCTCTTTATCCTTCAGGATAATAATGGGCATATTGGTTATACTATCCAATGCTACACCAGAGACAGACACCTCAACCATTTTTAAGAACCTCCTCTATTCTATTTGTAAATCCCTTTGGGTCAAATGGCTTTAAAAAGAACCTTTTTGTGCTAACAAGCTCCTTGGGAACATCATTTTCATTTACTATTCCAGAGACAATAACAAACTTTGTCTTATCCTTTAGCCTCTCATAAATCTCCAAGCCACTTAATTTTGGCATTTTTACATCGCAGATTACTAGCTCTGGTTTTTCTTCTTCGAATATCCTAATACACGATTCTCCAT
This region of bacterium genomic DNA includes:
- a CDS encoding bifunctional nuclease family protein: MVEVSVSGVALDSITNMPIIILKDKEERELPIWVGLLEAQSILFALEGIMTPRPMTHDLLKDILINLGGELKRVIITHISDNTYYAKLIVSKNGGFIEIDSRPSDGIALALRTNSPIFVDKSIKFINSFKQTPISDEEVLRFKEELKNLNPSDFL
- a CDS encoding response regulator — protein: MKKKILVAEDEDEIRLFLKLILELANFEVILANDGESCIRIFEEEKPELVICDVKMPKLSGLEIYERLKDKTKFVIVSGIVNENDVPKELVSTKRFFLKPFDPKGFTNRIEEVLKNG